ATTCAATTAAAAGTTAGTCAGGATGAAATGGGTTTGATAAAGGTCAATCTGCCAGCAGGGGAAAATTACATTGTGAAGTTAAAATATGAAGATGGACTGATGGAACAAATTGGCTGGATTATCACCAGTTTATCCTTGGTGAGTGTTTTTCTACTAATAGGAATTTGCTTTTTGCACATTCTGAAGATATTATAGTATAAATTTTTCCTGAGTCAACAAAAAAATTTCGTAACCGTCAGGTAGTCCTTTACCGCAGAGACGCAGAGGAACAGAGAAGATATGGAAATAAATCAGATAACAGAAAAGATTATTGGTGCAGCCATTGAAATACTTATGACCTGCTTGCCGACTGTTCAGCAGGCAAGCCAGATTTGTTAATCCATCCCTGATTTTCATCAGGGCAAGTTTAATGTTGTTGTACTCAAGAGCTTGCACTGATGAAAATCAGGGATGTTAAGCGTATCGTCCATAAATTTTAATTTTCTTCTCTGCGTCTCTGTGTCTCTGCGGTGAACGGTTACTAAAATTCAACCTTGACAGGTGCAAGATTAATAATGTATAATAGGGGAAAATGAAAATCTTGATTATTCAAACAGCATTTATTGGAGATGTGATTTTAGGGACACCACTTTTGCAGACCATTGCCACGGCAGGAAGTATGGAGCACAAAGCACGAAACACGGAGCAGAAAGCAGGAAACAAAGAATTATCTATTATAACTACACCGCAAGGGAAAGAGATTTTAGATGGAAATCCTTATCTTAATCAGATAATTGTCTATGATAAAAAGGGACAAGATAGGGGCTTTTTTAAATTCCTGGAAATGGTAAAAAAGATTAAAAGGGAAAAATTCGATATTGCGGTCATTCCACATCGTTCACTGCGAAGCAGTTTGTTGGCTTATTTAGCTAAAATACCTGAAAGAATTGGATTTAACACAAGTGCTGGCTTTTTCTTGTTGACGAGAAAAGTCCCATATTTAAGAAATAAGCATGAAGTAGAGCGGAATTTAGAGTTAGCCTCCACAGGATTGGGAATTAAGGCAATTGAGCAAAATTTAAGTATTTTTTTATCGGAGAAAGAAAAGAATTTTGCCAGAAGATTCCTTGAGGAAAACAATGTTGGAGATGACTTTTTAATCGGGTTTGCCCCGGGGTCTATCTGGCAAACTAAACAATGGTTGACTTCAGGTTATGCCCGGGTGGGTGATGAATTAAGCAAAAACTACAAGGCGAAAATTATTATCTTTGGAAGTAAGGCGGACGCAGAAATAGCTGAAAAAATAAGCAAACAGATGAAAATTACACCAATTATTGCCGCTGGTAAAACAAATCTTAAAGAATTATCTGCCTTAATTTCAAAATGTCATCTATTCGTTACGAATGATACCGCGCCAATGCATATTGCGATGGCTTTTAAGATACCGACGGTGGCGATATTTGGTCCAACAACCCTGGATATTGGTTTTGGACCTTATGGTGAGAATTTTGTCGTGGTGGAGCGTTCAGGACTTGCCTGCCGACCTTGTAGTTTGCATGGTCCCCGTCAATGCCCGAAAAAACACTTTGCCTGTATGAATGAAATATCACCGCAAGAAGTCATCTCGGCTTGCCAAAAACTTGTTTAATTGTAATTATTAAAGGTTCTATACACGATAACCTTTTCATCTTCATAAAAAGGCTTTTTAAATAAATTATGCATAGAACTAAGAAAGTTATCCATATCTTCTTTCTTTGAAAAAATCTGGCATATTGACTGAGTGTTAGAATCCAGTACCAATTTTATAACTGGATTTAAAGCAAACGGAATTAATCCTCTCAGAAATTTTTCCTGCCTTGATTTAGGTGAAAAAGGCTTGAATCTTTCATTAAAAAACATTTCTTTATGAATTATAATATATTTAATATTATATTCCTTTAAAATTTTTATACAATCTGCCTGTTTTATCTGTGTAATTTTTGTATTAATCTCAGAGGGATTTGTAAATATATTGATAAACCGAGTGTTGTAAATAAATTCTCTAACACCAGGAGATGGATGATTAATATATCCCCCTATTATCTTCTTTTGATGGATGGTTTGAAAATACATATTCAGACCTTGAACATAATTGTCTCCGTCATGAATCATTGTTTTAAAAGGGAGTTCGAGAACCGCATAATCTCCTTTTTCTTTTCCTAAATAGGCAAAAATTGGTGATGGAGTAAATTTAGAAGCAGGTAAAGGTATAATTAAATATTCTAAGCATATTAACAAGGATATAATAGTTAATACCATAATAGCGTATTTTCCCCTGGAAAAATATTTGCATGTATATCCTGATAATACTGCTAAACACAACATTATCATTACCATATATCGCCATGGAGCTCGCATAAGACTCAATACAGGTAACTTATGTAATATTAACATCGGCAGAGGTATGTTATCATATATCTTTCCTAAAAAGACAGGATGAGGGCCCACAGAGAGGATAAAGAAAACAAAAATTATTACTATCCAGAATATTGCAATATACCTTTTCATTTTAAATAGAGAAGATGCGGCTAAAACTATGACTATATATCCATAAAATACAAACCAGCAGACAGAGAGAAAAGGAGAAAAACTAAATCCATACAAACTTGTTTGCATAGGAATCTGCCGTAAAGGCTTAAAGGTGATAAAACCTTTAAGTATTGGATATGCAAATGGGAAGATTAATATTCCAAAGGTAATTATCATAAAAAGGGATTGCTTGATAAAATTTAGACAAAGGATTTTTTCACGCTCAAATATTAAGAAATACAGGATAAATATGATGATAAAAAGAAAAGCAAACACCATATAATACCAGGATGATAAAGATATCAAGGTTAAAAAAATCCCTCCGGAAATTGCATTTTTTGTTCTGTTTCCCTCAAACATCTTTAATAAATAGAGGCAAAAGAAAGGAAACCATTCAATACTTAAAGGGTCTAACACACCATAGTGGAGTAAATGATACGGACAGAAGGCATAGATAATACCCGAAATGAATGCAGAAGGTCTATGGTCAGTAAGGTGTTTTACTAATAGATAGGTTCCAAATCCACTTACAACAACCGAAAATAAGAAAAGCAGATTATATACAGCTATTCTTCCCATAATTAGTTGTAATGGAATACCTAATAATAGCTTATCCCAGGCGAATTGCTGAAGACTTAAAGTAGTACCTGTGGGATAAAAAATTTCTGATGTAAAAAATGGTGTAGTATGTAATTCAAGTAAGGCTTTCTTTACCCACCATAGATTCCATAAGGTTAGTCCGAAGTCTCCAGTAGGGAATGCAAAAGGGGTATTAATTTTAAAGGCTATTGGGTAAGTAAATATGATAGTTAAGATAATATACCCAAAGAGAATGAGTCCATAGTTTCTCCATAAATTTTTCATTTTAGCACCTTCCTATATAATCATATCCAGGTCAGAATCACCGAGGGTAAGAAACCAATTTTTGGGTTCTCTTAAAAACTCCATCGGCACATCGGGAATTATAGACCGGCCAATATATCTATAGACCGTAGAGCCCTTTCTCACAAAAAAGCCACATTTTTTAAGGGTCTTTAAATAGAAGGCATTTTTAGGCTCTAAACAACAGATAGAATTTACCTTTTGTTCTTTAAAATATTTTGTTGCCCGCCAGATAAGACTCTCAAATCCTTCTTTCTCTGCTAAAAAGTCAACTATGTAACCTGTATTTTGATAGACTCGTAAGACAATATATCCTGATATCTCCTTTTTCTTTTCGGCTAAAAAGATAGTATATTGGACATCCGGACATCTAACAAACCGCCAATTTAAATACTTCATATCACGGATAGAGATGGCATTAAAGTTTTTAGAGATACGATTCCAGAAGTCGTCTATTCGGGAGTTAAAGGACGAAATTTGAGTAAGAGTTATCAGTGGGGATTTTTTGGGTTTAAAGATAAGATCAGAAAGAAGATTTAAAGGAAGAGTAATGAATTTAGGTATTAATTTGTTTTTAACAAATTTAGTCACGGTGTTTTCCAGATTAACAGATTTTTTCATTAATGGATTAAAAGATATATGGACATCGAAACCAGCTATTCTTTTCCAAAGTAAATAAGCGGGTTCCGTTGGGAAACCAATATTTAAAGGATTTTCCTCATAAGCCTTTTTGATTAACAAATGCCCTCTGCCACGATATTTAGGATGGGTCATATGGTCAACTAACCAATATGCCTGGTAGGTTTTTGTGTTAATTAACACTTTGGTAGATATGCCACAGATAAATCCGGCTAATTGGCCTTTATATTCTAATATCCGAATAAAAGGACCTTCTTTGGGGTTATTGGGATTATCCTCAAATTTCCAGTCCCATCTTTTTCTACACACTTGGGCAATCTCTTTGCCCCATACTTCCTCATATAATTTAAAAAGCAATTCTTTATCTTCCTTTGTGTATTTTCTTACAGACCATAGTTTTTCCATTTTTATTGCCTGAATTTATACAGGAATTTTAACCTTTTTTATTCCCCTTTTTGTAATTTTTAAACCTGTATGTAATTCAATTACATCTCTGATACCTTGTAAAGTTCTTTTTAAATTTCCGTCTGAATAATATTTGATTTTTCGATGCCATTGAATTAATTTTTTTAAATCCGTTTCGCAAGTATAATAAGGTGCAAGTTTATCAGAAAGCCAGAAACTATCATCCATAAAATTATATTTTTTTGCCCTTTCGTATAAGCCGGTCCCAGGAAAGACCATCGCAATCTGTAATTGAATAATATCCGGTCGAGTTTCTTGCAGAAGTTTTATTGTTTCATTTATACTCTGTTTATTTTCGCCTGGATTTCCCACCATTAAAAAGGCACCTGTAGTAATTCCAATTTTCTTTGTAAATTTCAAGACATTAACCATTTCATCTCTTGAGGGTATTTTTTGAGTAACATTCTTCAGAACATCTGTCGAACCTGATTCAATTCCAAAACCAATAAATCTACATCCTGCCTCATAGGCTATCTTTAGCATCTCCTCAGATACAAATTTTACA
This sequence is a window from bacterium. Protein-coding genes within it:
- a CDS encoding GNAT family N-acetyltransferase; protein product: MEKLWSVRKYTKEDKELLFKLYEEVWGKEIAQVCRKRWDWKFEDNPNNPKEGPFIRILEYKGQLAGFICGISTKVLINTKTYQAYWLVDHMTHPKYRGRGHLLIKKAYEENPLNIGFPTEPAYLLWKRIAGFDVHISFNPLMKKSVNLENTVTKFVKNKLIPKFITLPLNLLSDLIFKPKKSPLITLTQISSFNSRIDDFWNRISKNFNAISIRDMKYLNWRFVRCPDVQYTIFLAEKKKEISGYIVLRVYQNTGYIVDFLAEKEGFESLIWRATKYFKEQKVNSICCLEPKNAFYLKTLKKCGFFVRKGSTVYRYIGRSIIPDVPMEFLREPKNWFLTLGDSDLDMII
- the waaF gene encoding lipopolysaccharide heptosyltransferase II is translated as MKILIIQTAFIGDVILGTPLLQTIATAGSMEHKARNTEQKAGNKELSIITTPQGKEILDGNPYLNQIIVYDKKGQDRGFFKFLEMVKKIKREKFDIAVIPHRSLRSSLLAYLAKIPERIGFNTSAGFFLLTRKVPYLRNKHEVERNLELASTGLGIKAIEQNLSIFLSEKEKNFARRFLEENNVGDDFLIGFAPGSIWQTKQWLTSGYARVGDELSKNYKAKIIIFGSKADAEIAEKISKQMKITPIIAAGKTNLKELSALISKCHLFVTNDTAPMHIAMAFKIPTVAIFGPTTLDIGFGPYGENFVVVERSGLACRPCSLHGPRQCPKKHFACMNEISPQEVISACQKLV